One genomic window of Leptospira perdikensis includes the following:
- a CDS encoding acyltransferase family protein, protein MKEYFFEIFKKNKKEINELYGIRALSCYLVILFHCFAFSIESFPSHYAPYLNNAQNVEFLMSLFFVISAFLVSTSFSRELERASFVESWKNFVIKRSLRIFPAFYVILSVTILIMAGILKKSQGTESASVFAEGLVGLKLKLSYWWTDLAYISNYFPNRIMVHGWSLSMEEQFYLAMPIVFLFYTKVLTNRNQKFIFLTLLLLFPNFIRYYYFQNSKFESFDIYVQTLFHPIHTHFEPFVYGILLMELWRSGKISTEIKGLKTAFYIIFSILFSIFCYVCTLEFSEAKEYFVVYRISFYSFFAFVIVFGAVGGFFSKISFFLANPFLVFIGKLSYGIYLVHMLVNTTVMLTVLDHKIVENNDFLRLIKASFISLFISTIIALVSYLVIEKPFLKIREWTQARFDISTNTFYYVKGNAKERTLVSLFLTFLSFFPYLIIKQMVAVAFIPEGVLSTGIVWLCLTIPILINLCSLAIKKKLFFYYYLSRFQD, encoded by the coding sequence ATGAAAGAATATTTTTTTGAAATTTTTAAGAAAAACAAAAAGGAAATTAACGAGCTTTATGGGATTCGTGCACTCAGCTGTTATTTGGTAATTCTATTTCATTGTTTTGCATTTTCTATTGAGTCTTTTCCGAGCCATTATGCCCCGTATTTGAACAATGCGCAGAATGTCGAATTTCTAATGAGTTTGTTCTTTGTGATTAGTGCTTTTTTGGTTTCCACTTCCTTCTCAAGGGAATTGGAAAGAGCGAGTTTTGTGGAGAGTTGGAAAAATTTTGTTATCAAACGTAGTTTACGAATTTTTCCTGCCTTTTATGTAATTTTGTCTGTTACGATTCTCATAATGGCTGGAATCTTAAAAAAGAGCCAAGGAACGGAAAGTGCATCTGTTTTTGCTGAGGGTCTTGTAGGTTTAAAATTGAAACTCTCCTATTGGTGGACTGATTTAGCTTATATATCCAATTATTTTCCAAATCGTATTATGGTGCATGGCTGGTCTCTATCAATGGAAGAACAATTTTATCTGGCCATGCCAATTGTTTTTTTATTTTATACTAAGGTTCTCACCAATCGAAATCAGAAATTTATTTTTTTAACCCTCCTTCTTTTGTTTCCTAATTTCATTCGGTATTATTATTTTCAGAATTCTAAGTTTGAATCTTTTGATATTTATGTACAAACATTGTTTCATCCAATCCATACACATTTCGAACCGTTTGTTTATGGTATTCTGCTAATGGAACTTTGGAGGTCTGGTAAGATCTCAACGGAAATTAAGGGACTTAAAACTGCGTTTTATATAATCTTTAGTATTTTGTTTTCTATTTTTTGTTATGTATGTACATTAGAATTTTCGGAAGCAAAAGAATACTTTGTTGTTTATCGAATTAGTTTTTATTCTTTTTTTGCCTTCGTGATTGTTTTTGGGGCAGTCGGAGGATTTTTTTCTAAGATTTCCTTTTTTTTGGCGAATCCATTTTTGGTTTTTATCGGTAAACTCAGTTATGGGATTTATTTAGTGCATATGTTGGTGAATACAACGGTAATGTTAACCGTATTGGATCATAAAATTGTAGAAAATAATGATTTTCTCAGGTTGATTAAGGCTTCATTCATTAGTCTATTTATCTCTACTATCATTGCTCTTGTCAGTTATCTTGTGATAGAGAAACCTTTTTTGAAAATTAGAGAATGGACTCAAGCTAGGTTTGATATTTCTACGAATACTTTTTACTATGTGAAAGGAAATGCCAAAGAAAGGACTCTTGTTTCTTTGTTTTTAACCTTTTTATCTTTTTTCCCTTATCTAATCATCAAGCAGATGGTTGCTGTTGCTTTCATTCCTGAGGGGGTTTTGTCTACAGGCATCGTTTGGTTGTGTTTAACGATACCTATTTTAATCAACCTTTGCAGTTTAGCGATCAAGAAAAAACTGTTTTTCTACTATTACCTAAGCCGATTTCAAGATTAA
- a CDS encoding phosphatase domain-containing protein: MSQEPNTTQPIITDIKRIAVCGGSLGRERRSYVRGQVVDVGITDLMKAEGLWDLMTGLFIGDETKITPFLDFSLAPVRKPVLKLEVFDLAGNKIYTSGKIKADEDGFFSCEIRDKLPIGSHDFQVVLEGLDSFRQYSKDLAHLNNTEDSILGKTTIVGKGKLRILPEDYKGMVVTSDIDQTYLATDIHSGKGKFTAVFETPNQKQALPGMPELYREMRIALSNAPLAFISASPHFFRRTMLATIAKDNIQIESLHLKYLEGTIKGVFDKVLGTIFNPIEFLQNGFKPAWSRTKKFLGASYQSLFDQMSYKLSILLYDRIYLPTESKEILLGDNTESDYMIFTLYQIICMGKLTGDELEEYLYKLNFLGRDAITRDAAKKIRLLAEEIQRIHGNINPVKLSIINKTSHGPSESEMREKVKEALPEGMYESAFGAKQAFYGTEGAIGMALILESEGYFTIEQNLAVVAGMIGKVLEGKLVDEGFLLKLFDELTIPKSAEGAKQKLKEGLVSAFKS; encoded by the coding sequence ATGTCCCAAGAACCAAATACCACACAACCAATCATTACCGATATCAAAAGAATTGCTGTCTGCGGAGGATCTTTAGGAAGAGAAAGGCGCTCTTATGTCAGAGGGCAAGTGGTCGATGTGGGGATTACTGATCTTATGAAGGCGGAAGGGCTCTGGGATTTGATGACAGGGCTTTTTATCGGGGATGAAACAAAAATCACACCCTTTTTAGATTTCTCTTTGGCGCCCGTGAGAAAACCCGTATTAAAATTAGAGGTTTTTGATTTAGCGGGGAACAAAATCTACACCTCAGGGAAAATCAAAGCAGATGAAGACGGATTTTTTTCCTGCGAAATTCGAGACAAACTCCCAATAGGATCTCATGACTTCCAAGTGGTATTGGAAGGGTTGGATAGTTTTCGCCAATACTCAAAAGATCTAGCCCATTTAAACAACACCGAAGATTCTATTTTAGGAAAAACAACAATTGTGGGAAAGGGTAAACTTAGAATCCTTCCAGAAGACTACAAAGGAATGGTTGTCACATCAGACATTGATCAAACTTATTTAGCAACAGACATACACTCAGGAAAAGGAAAATTCACTGCTGTCTTCGAAACACCTAACCAAAAACAGGCGCTTCCGGGCATGCCTGAATTGTATCGGGAAATGAGGATAGCTCTCTCAAACGCCCCTCTTGCTTTTATTTCCGCAAGCCCCCACTTCTTTCGTAGAACTATGCTTGCTACCATTGCCAAAGACAATATCCAAATCGAATCCTTACATCTCAAATACTTAGAAGGAACCATCAAGGGAGTTTTTGACAAAGTACTGGGAACAATCTTCAATCCAATCGAATTTTTACAAAATGGATTCAAACCAGCTTGGTCTAGGACAAAAAAATTCTTAGGTGCTTCCTACCAAAGTCTCTTTGACCAAATGTCCTATAAACTTTCGATCCTTCTTTATGACCGCATCTATCTACCGACAGAATCGAAGGAAATCCTTCTTGGTGACAATACAGAATCGGATTATATGATTTTTACCCTTTACCAGATTATTTGTATGGGAAAATTAACTGGGGATGAATTAGAAGAATATTTATACAAACTGAATTTCCTTGGGCGGGATGCAATCACAAGAGATGCGGCAAAAAAAATCCGTCTTCTTGCAGAAGAAATACAAAGGATTCACGGAAACATTAATCCAGTAAAACTCAGCATCATCAATAAAACCAGCCATGGTCCAAGTGAATCAGAAATGCGTGAAAAAGTAAAGGAGGCACTTCCTGAGGGAATGTATGAATCGGCATTTGGAGCCAAACAAGCATTCTACGGAACAGAGGGTGCTATCGGAATGGCTCTGATCTTAGAGTCCGAAGGTTATTTTACAATCGAACAAAATCTAGCCGTGGTGGCGGGAATGATTGGGAAGGTTTTAGAGGGAAAATTAGTAGATGAAGGATTTCTATTGAAATTGTTTGATGAATTGACAATTCCGAAATCAGCGGAAGGAGCAAAGCAGAAACTAAAAGAAGGTCTCGTTTCTGCCTTTAAATCTTAA
- a CDS encoding UbiD family decarboxylase has protein sequence MVSLRSTNDFVRLLQKEGELHVVSEPVDPYLELAEIQRQVVAKKGPALLFTNVKGTKFPVATNLYGSEKRIHLAFGPKPVATIERLAKLAKEIFPPRFSKLWKERSLGLLPFQVGLKQVRRAPVLSGEVLSTNDLPQVVSWPKDGGAFVTLPLVYTQHPESGNGNLGMYRVQLYGDKTVGMHIQIHRGGGFHYYEAEKKGEALPAHVYIGGPPALTIAAVAPLPEEIPELVFASFLMGEKLRMKKDKSVSPYPIVADADFALIGTIPPDLRKPEGPFGDHYGYYSLLHDYPYLDLKHILHRKDAIWAATVVGRPPQEDHYIAEFLQDLLSPMFPLVMPQVLGVWAYEESGVHSLAAAIVKERYFREAFMGALRILGEGQLSLTKCLLVTNERVNLKNFSETFRVITERCDPKTDFFIFSHISQDTLDYTSGTVNKGSKMLWMGITEANAPLKYPNLPKEFSGHFKDKRFQNPKVFLPGVLVVQGSGYLKEDHLASALLQEDLGRFHYVFLVDDAEDSVRTDSDFIWTMFTRMEPASDVYARTDTKQNHISYQVPIVFDCRMKPWIPEVLVPLPETVKQVNEKFGNMIDFL, from the coding sequence ATGGTTTCACTACGATCCACCAACGATTTTGTCCGACTTTTGCAAAAGGAAGGAGAACTCCATGTAGTTTCCGAACCTGTGGATCCTTATTTGGAGCTTGCTGAGATCCAAAGACAAGTTGTGGCCAAAAAAGGCCCAGCCCTCTTATTTACAAATGTCAAAGGAACCAAGTTTCCCGTAGCCACCAATCTCTATGGTTCAGAAAAGAGAATCCATCTTGCCTTTGGGCCAAAACCCGTGGCAACGATCGAACGTCTGGCCAAACTCGCGAAAGAAATTTTTCCACCTAGGTTCTCTAAACTTTGGAAAGAACGTTCGCTAGGACTATTGCCCTTCCAAGTGGGTTTAAAACAGGTTAGAAGAGCTCCTGTTCTCTCTGGTGAGGTTCTTTCAACAAATGACTTACCTCAAGTGGTTTCTTGGCCAAAAGACGGAGGTGCCTTTGTGACCTTACCTTTGGTTTATACCCAACATCCAGAATCGGGAAATGGAAACTTAGGAATGTACCGGGTACAACTCTACGGTGACAAAACCGTAGGTATGCACATTCAAATCCATAGAGGAGGTGGATTCCATTATTATGAGGCCGAAAAAAAAGGAGAGGCCCTTCCGGCACATGTTTACATCGGTGGACCTCCAGCCCTCACTATTGCGGCCGTGGCACCACTTCCCGAAGAGATCCCCGAACTTGTTTTTGCTTCCTTCCTTATGGGCGAAAAACTAAGGATGAAAAAAGATAAATCGGTTTCTCCTTATCCGATTGTTGCGGATGCAGATTTTGCTCTCATTGGTACCATTCCTCCCGATTTAAGAAAACCAGAAGGTCCTTTTGGCGATCATTATGGATACTATTCCTTGTTACACGATTATCCCTACTTAGACCTAAAACATATTCTGCACAGAAAAGATGCCATTTGGGCGGCTACCGTTGTAGGAAGACCTCCGCAAGAAGATCATTACATCGCTGAGTTTTTACAAGACTTACTATCACCTATGTTTCCATTGGTCATGCCACAGGTACTCGGCGTTTGGGCTTATGAGGAATCAGGTGTGCATTCTCTTGCCGCTGCTATTGTAAAGGAACGTTATTTCCGGGAAGCCTTTATGGGAGCCCTAAGGATTTTGGGGGAAGGGCAGTTGTCTCTTACAAAATGTTTACTTGTGACAAACGAACGAGTGAATCTAAAAAACTTTTCAGAAACTTTCCGAGTCATTACAGAAAGGTGTGATCCGAAAACTGATTTTTTTATCTTTAGTCATATCAGCCAAGATACTTTGGATTATACCAGTGGGACGGTGAATAAAGGCAGTAAAATGTTATGGATGGGAATTACTGAGGCTAATGCACCTTTAAAGTATCCCAATCTACCAAAGGAATTTTCTGGTCATTTCAAAGACAAACGTTTTCAAAATCCAAAAGTTTTTTTACCGGGCGTACTTGTGGTACAAGGATCTGGTTATCTTAAAGAAGATCATTTGGCTTCAGCTTTACTCCAGGAAGACCTTGGTCGGTTCCATTATGTATTTCTTGTGGATGACGCAGAAGATTCAGTGCGAACGGATTCTGATTTTATCTGGACTATGTTCACAAGAATGGAACCGGCATCGGATGTTTATGCAAGAACAGATACAAAACAAAACCATATTTCCTACCAAGTTCCGATTGTTTTTGATTGTAGGATGAAACCTTGGATTCCTGAAGTTCTTGTTCCTCTTCCGGAAACAGTAAAACAAGTAAATGAAAAATTTGGAAACATGATCGACTTTCTCTGA
- the rfaD gene encoding ADP-glyceromanno-heptose 6-epimerase, whose translation MAKKLTLVTGGAGLIGSQIIEDLNHNGNTDILVVDHLGTTEKWKNLQRNFFQDYYEKEKFELMLDSGHPLLSEISEIYHLGACSATTEKDATYLIQNNFHYTKKLAEFAVSKNIPFLYASSAATYGEGEFGYNDQAAIENLKPLNMYGYSKQLFDLYAKKMGIADKVIGLKYFNVFGYGEAHKGDMRSLVLKGYEQIRDTGKLKLFKSYKPEYKDGEQKRDFLYVKDASKISIYLCSERKYGLYNVGRGIAETWNDLANALFVAMNKPVNIEYVEMPESLKDKYQYYTCAEMEKIGQTGYPFGYTNLRDSVGEYVRFLLEEEN comes from the coding sequence ATGGCAAAAAAACTAACTCTCGTCACTGGAGGCGCAGGCCTCATCGGATCCCAAATCATCGAAGACCTAAATCACAATGGAAACACTGACATCTTGGTCGTGGATCATTTGGGAACAACAGAGAAATGGAAAAACCTACAAAGGAATTTTTTCCAGGATTATTACGAGAAAGAAAAGTTCGAGTTGATGTTGGATTCGGGGCATCCACTTCTAAGTGAGATTTCAGAAATTTATCATTTAGGCGCCTGTTCTGCTACCACAGAAAAAGACGCCACATACCTTATACAAAATAACTTTCATTATACGAAAAAATTGGCCGAGTTTGCCGTATCAAAAAACATTCCCTTTCTTTATGCTTCGAGTGCCGCAACTTATGGGGAAGGTGAGTTTGGATACAATGATCAGGCTGCTATCGAGAATTTAAAACCCCTCAATATGTACGGGTATTCCAAACAACTTTTTGATTTGTATGCTAAAAAAATGGGAATCGCCGACAAAGTGATCGGACTCAAATACTTCAATGTTTTTGGATATGGGGAGGCCCACAAAGGAGACATGCGTAGTTTGGTTCTGAAAGGATACGAACAAATTCGAGATACAGGAAAATTAAAATTATTTAAGTCCTATAAACCAGAATACAAGGATGGAGAACAAAAACGTGACTTCCTTTATGTAAAGGATGCTAGTAAAATCAGTATTTATCTCTGTAGTGAACGAAAGTATGGATTGTACAATGTAGGACGGGGGATTGCCGAAACCTGGAACGATTTAGCGAACGCTTTGTTCGTTGCTATGAACAAACCAGTAAATATCGAATATGTGGAGATGCCAGAATCTCTAAAAGACAAATACCAATACTACACCTGCGCAGAAATGGAAAAGATAGGTCAAACGGGGTATCCCTTTGGTTATACCAACCTCAGGGATTCTGTCGGGGAGTATGTTCGTTTCTTGTTAGAAGAAGAGAACTAG
- a CDS encoding ArsR/SmtB family transcription factor, with the protein MKIKTELTKQQLEQAIKGIQGIAHPIRLLILYTLAKEEKTVGQLVELLGTSQSAASQHLSKMKNNGILESRKSSNQVFYSLKDPKFKDLIQTIVKVYKK; encoded by the coding sequence ATGAAAATAAAAACTGAACTGACAAAACAACAATTGGAACAAGCCATTAAGGGAATCCAAGGGATTGCCCACCCGATCCGCTTATTGATTCTTTATACACTAGCAAAAGAAGAAAAAACGGTAGGACAGCTTGTTGAATTGTTAGGAACGAGCCAATCGGCAGCTTCTCAACACCTAAGTAAGATGAAAAACAACGGAATCTTAGAATCTCGAAAATCTTCCAACCAGGTATTTTATAGTTTGAAAGATCCCAAATTCAAAGATTTGATCCAAACCATTGTCAAAGTGTATAAAAAGTAA
- a CDS encoding SDR family NAD(P)-dependent oxidoreductase, producing MELKGANILVTGSAGGLGKAMAYRLGKAGANIILSDIQKDKLDETVALFQKEGIKTTGIVANVAKEEDSIRLIEEAAAFQGSLDVAILNAGILRDGLLIRVDKETGKVKGKMGIDQWQSVIDVNLTGVFLTAREAAAKMVEQKKGVIIPIASIAMHGNSGQTNYSAAKAGVAAMTVTWSKELAKFGIRVAGIAPGFIGTEMVLKDMNPEALDKWKSIIPVGRLGEPDEIASTAEFIISNDLVTGVVLEISGGVRI from the coding sequence ATGGAATTAAAAGGTGCAAACATTCTCGTCACCGGATCAGCCGGTGGACTCGGAAAGGCAATGGCTTACCGCTTAGGAAAAGCTGGTGCCAATATCATTCTCTCTGACATTCAAAAAGACAAATTGGACGAAACCGTCGCCCTCTTCCAAAAAGAAGGTATCAAAACGACCGGCATTGTTGCCAACGTTGCCAAAGAAGAAGACAGCATTCGCCTCATTGAAGAAGCAGCAGCGTTCCAGGGAAGTCTCGATGTTGCTATTTTAAATGCAGGAATTTTACGCGATGGCCTGCTGATTCGAGTGGACAAAGAGACAGGAAAAGTAAAAGGCAAAATGGGAATCGACCAGTGGCAATCGGTCATTGATGTCAATTTGACAGGGGTGTTTCTTACGGCTCGTGAAGCCGCTGCCAAAATGGTAGAACAAAAGAAGGGAGTGATCATCCCTATTGCTTCCATTGCTATGCACGGAAACTCAGGACAAACCAATTACAGCGCTGCGAAAGCTGGTGTTGCTGCTATGACTGTAACTTGGTCAAAAGAGCTTGCAAAATTTGGAATCCGAGTGGCAGGAATTGCACCAGGTTTTATTGGAACCGAAATGGTTCTAAAGGATATGAACCCAGAAGCTCTCGATAAATGGAAATCCATCATCCCAGTGGGAAGACTTGGGGAACCAGATGAAATTGCATCCACAGCGGAATTTATCATCTCAAATGATTTGGTAACAGGTGTGGTTTTAGAGATTTCGGGTGGTGTCCGAATCTAA
- a CDS encoding histidine kinase, with translation MAKPFIELETKIPDLVKAKSKIVVRSSRMNRQLEQYVLGLITNILSEVGQSQFVEMLYTISKELTINGIKANQKRVFFEDEGLDITDENDYLQGIKEYSKKFSEKMADEYGKRCLARGVYVQIKFHYCLDGLLVEVTNNTPVIKTEEVRMREKMKKSMNYNDIAEFYMDNMDNTEGAGLGIALIMILLKNEGVDPNLFRIITHGDRTVARVEIPFNDNYVSFRSAELAEI, from the coding sequence GTGGCGAAACCCTTTATAGAATTAGAAACAAAAATCCCCGATTTGGTAAAGGCAAAATCCAAAATTGTCGTACGATCCTCACGGATGAATCGCCAACTAGAGCAGTATGTTTTAGGGCTTATCACAAATATCCTTTCTGAAGTGGGACAATCCCAATTTGTGGAAATGCTTTATACAATTTCCAAAGAACTTACCATCAATGGAATCAAAGCCAACCAAAAACGAGTGTTCTTTGAAGACGAAGGCTTAGACATCACTGACGAAAACGACTACCTCCAAGGGATCAAAGAGTATTCCAAAAAGTTTTCAGAAAAGATGGCTGATGAATATGGAAAACGTTGTCTTGCTCGCGGGGTTTACGTACAAATCAAATTCCATTACTGCTTAGATGGACTCCTTGTTGAAGTGACAAACAACACACCCGTCATCAAAACCGAAGAAGTGCGGATGCGGGAAAAAATGAAAAAGTCCATGAACTACAACGACATCGCCGAGTTCTATATGGACAATATGGACAACACGGAAGGTGCAGGTCTTGGAATTGCCCTCATTATGATCCTTCTCAAAAATGAAGGGGTTGACCCAAACCTATTTCGGATCATCACTCATGGAGATCGAACGGTAGCGCGCGTCGAAATACCATTTAACGACAATTACGTGTCGTTTCGTAGCGCCGAACTAGCAGAAATCTAA
- the secE gene encoding preprotein translocase subunit SecE, with amino-acid sequence MKATSFIQECKAELEKVHWPTRQEVVSSTVVVLVTVFIFSLFLSASDFVFLKLLKWFWALGT; translated from the coding sequence ATGAAAGCTACGAGTTTCATTCAGGAATGTAAAGCAGAACTTGAAAAAGTACATTGGCCTACGCGCCAAGAAGTTGTAAGTTCTACCGTTGTAGTCCTAGTTACAGTATTTATCTTTTCCCTATTTTTATCAGCTTCGGACTTTGTATTCCTTAAGTTGTTAAAATGGTTCTGGGCATTAGGAACATAG
- the nusG gene encoding transcription termination/antitermination protein NusG, producing MVLGIRNIGREVGDSLDKKWYVLQTYSGHENKVKTNIEKMVQQQKLEDQIFAVKIPSMEVAEMKNGKKKVTKKKLMPGYVLVEMNMTDDLRFKIQNLPSVSTFVGGKGKGPEPLSLDEIKNLFSDVGSVESEEVSRPRFLFKVGETLKIIDGPFANFTGLVDEIFPDKGRLRVRVEIFGRSTPVELDYLQVKSEQ from the coding sequence ATGGTTCTGGGCATTAGGAACATAGGTAGGGAAGTGGGCGATTCTTTAGATAAAAAATGGTATGTGCTTCAAACTTATTCCGGTCACGAGAATAAGGTGAAGACAAACATTGAGAAGATGGTCCAACAACAAAAGCTGGAAGACCAAATCTTCGCAGTAAAAATTCCTTCGATGGAAGTTGCCGAAATGAAAAACGGCAAAAAGAAGGTCACAAAGAAAAAACTCATGCCAGGTTACGTTCTCGTTGAGATGAACATGACCGATGACCTTCGATTTAAAATCCAGAACTTACCTTCTGTGTCTACGTTCGTAGGCGGAAAAGGAAAAGGTCCGGAGCCACTATCCCTGGATGAGATTAAAAACCTCTTCAGCGATGTGGGAAGTGTGGAATCGGAAGAAGTTTCGAGACCTCGTTTCCTATTCAAAGTGGGCGAAACATTGAAAATTATAGATGGTCCGTTTGCTAATTTCACAGGACTCGTGGATGAAATTTTCCCTGATAAGGGAAGACTCCGCGTTCGTGTAGAAATTTTCGGAAGATCCACTCCTGTGGAGTTGGATTACCTCCAAGTAAAATCGGAACAGTAG
- the rplK gene encoding 50S ribosomal protein L11: MAAKKVVKQIKLQVEAGKANPAPPVGPALGQAGLNIMEFCKQFNERSKTQMGLKLPVVITVYSDRSFTFVTKSPPAALLVMKALGLQGGSATPHTVKVGTIKRAQLEEIAKTKMEDLNANDMDAAVNIIAGTCRSMGVNVE; the protein is encoded by the coding sequence ATGGCTGCAAAGAAAGTAGTAAAACAAATTAAACTCCAAGTGGAAGCAGGGAAAGCAAACCCAGCTCCTCCAGTAGGTCCCGCTCTTGGTCAAGCCGGACTCAATATCATGGAATTCTGTAAACAGTTCAACGAGAGATCAAAAACTCAAATGGGTCTCAAACTCCCAGTAGTAATTACTGTTTATTCTGACAGAAGTTTTACATTCGTAACTAAATCTCCTCCAGCAGCTCTTCTTGTTATGAAGGCGCTTGGCTTACAAGGTGGATCTGCCACTCCACACACTGTAAAAGTGGGAACTATCAAACGAGCTCAACTAGAAGAAATTGCAAAAACTAAGATGGAAGACCTAAATGCGAACGATATGGATGCAGCAGTGAATATCATTGCTGGAACTTGTCGTTCCATGGGTGTAAACGTCGAGTAA
- the rplA gene encoding 50S ribosomal protein L1, whose amino-acid sequence MKRGKKYIQLKEKVDRTKAYTLGDAVGLAKATSFSKFDGTLEISTKINYKSLQNVRGTISLPHGTGKTIKVLVFCKGDKQNEAKEAGADFVGDMDLIEKVAGGWTDFDACVATPDMMKEVGKLGPVLGRKGLMPKPKAGTVTTDVSKAVKELKAGRIEYRPDKGGVVHLGVGKCSFSDDKLSDNINAVVAALMKDKPSDAKGDYLKSFSVAATMGIGVKVDVKELVNANI is encoded by the coding sequence ATGAAACGCGGCAAAAAGTATATCCAACTCAAAGAGAAAGTCGATCGCACAAAGGCTTATACCCTGGGCGATGCAGTCGGTTTGGCAAAAGCTACTAGTTTTTCCAAATTCGATGGAACATTAGAGATTTCGACTAAAATCAATTATAAATCTCTCCAAAACGTAAGAGGGACAATTTCCCTTCCACACGGAACAGGAAAGACGATCAAAGTTTTGGTTTTCTGCAAAGGAGACAAACAAAACGAAGCAAAAGAAGCTGGTGCTGATTTTGTAGGTGATATGGATCTTATTGAAAAAGTTGCGGGTGGTTGGACTGATTTTGACGCTTGTGTGGCTACTCCTGATATGATGAAGGAAGTGGGTAAACTTGGTCCAGTTCTAGGTCGTAAAGGCCTTATGCCAAAACCAAAAGCAGGAACAGTGACTACTGATGTATCAAAAGCAGTAAAAGAACTAAAAGCCGGCCGAATTGAATACCGCCCTGACAAAGGGGGAGTGGTTCACTTAGGTGTTGGAAAATGTTCCTTCTCTGATGACAAACTTTCTGACAACATCAATGCAGTTGTTGCAGCTCTTATGAAAGACAAACCTTCTGATGCGAAGGGTGATTATCTAAAGTCTTTCTCTGTTGCGGCGACTATGGGAATCGGCGTTAAAGTCGATGTAAAAGAACTAGTAAACGCGAACATATAA
- the rplJ gene encoding 50S ribosomal protein L10: MANPSKIEAVAELKSRLEKRPNFILASYSGLTVEDMSNLRAKLRKEGSEMKVIKNNLFLRALKESSEHKNNSIDFGDVYKGPLAAIFSLDALPAVAKVCKDFAKDKKELEIRTGYMDGEVLGKSGVEAIAGLPSKQELLSQVARGLNAPATQIASGINQIMASLARAINAVAEKNGN; the protein is encoded by the coding sequence ATGGCAAATCCATCTAAAATTGAAGCAGTAGCAGAACTTAAAAGTCGTTTAGAAAAACGACCGAACTTTATTTTAGCATCTTACAGCGGTTTAACTGTTGAAGATATGTCCAACCTTCGTGCGAAACTTCGCAAAGAAGGATCGGAAATGAAGGTGATCAAAAACAACCTTTTTCTCCGTGCTTTAAAAGAGTCTTCTGAACATAAAAACAACTCCATTGATTTTGGGGATGTTTACAAAGGCCCTCTTGCAGCTATTTTCTCTCTGGATGCACTTCCAGCAGTAGCAAAAGTTTGTAAGGACTTTGCAAAAGATAAGAAGGAACTCGAAATCAGAACCGGCTATATGGACGGGGAAGTTTTGGGTAAATCCGGAGTAGAAGCAATTGCAGGACTTCCGTCCAAACAAGAACTTCTTTCGCAAGTGGCTCGTGGGCTCAATGCTCCTGCGACGCAAATTGCTTCTGGAATCAATCAAATCATGGCATCATTGGCTCGCGCCATCAATGCTGTAGCCGAGAAAAACGGCAATTAG
- the rplL gene encoding 50S ribosomal protein L7/L12: MSVDALLEQIGSLTLVQAADLVKKMEDKFGISAAAPVAVAAVAGAGGPAAAEEPATFNIILKAHGDKKIDVIKLVREITGLGLADAKTLVEAGGKSVKEGVSKDEAADIKKKLEGVGAQVEVAAAG, from the coding sequence ATGTCTGTTGACGCGCTATTAGAACAAATTGGAAGTCTTACACTAGTTCAGGCAGCTGATCTAGTGAAAAAGATGGAGGACAAATTCGGGATTTCTGCTGCTGCACCAGTTGCGGTAGCGGCGGTTGCGGGTGCAGGTGGTCCAGCTGCTGCTGAAGAGCCTGCTACTTTCAATATCATCTTGAAAGCACACGGTGACAAAAAGATCGACGTTATTAAACTCGTTCGCGAAATCACTGGTCTTGGATTGGCAGATGCGAAAACGCTTGTAGAAGCTGGTGGAAAATCAGTGAAAGAAGGCGTTTCTAAAGACGAAGCTGCTGATATTAAGAAAAAACTCGAAGGTGTTGGGGCTCAAGTAGAAGTTGCTGCTGCCGGTTAA